The proteins below are encoded in one region of Acidobacteriota bacterium:
- a CDS encoding biotin attachment protein, whose translation MAIPISRQVAGSRRAGPPRSTIVNGLRQSAGWQPAVLFFRGLNVKLAIAIGGQTLDAEFSASDGTARLSFDQQNYAAQIATPEPGLFTIILNQRVYNCVLDELPNGQTEVVVNGQHFPIAVHDKKHLRGQTGAATAGGKATLMAPMPGKVVRVLCAVGEEVAAEQGLLVVEAMKMQNEVQSPKTGKVTELRVSEGQTVNAGEVLVIVE comes from the coding sequence ATGGCAATTCCAATCAGCAGGCAAGTCGCTGGAAGCAGGCGGGCCGGGCCGCCGCGCTCAACAATCGTTAACGGCCTTCGTCAATCAGCAGGCTGGCAGCCTGCCGTGCTTTTTTTCCGAGGACTCAACGTGAAACTTGCAATCGCTATCGGCGGGCAAACACTCGACGCAGAATTCAGCGCCAGCGACGGCACAGCGCGGCTTTCATTCGACCAGCAAAACTACGCGGCGCAAATCGCGACGCCGGAGCCGGGCCTGTTCACGATCATTCTCAACCAGCGCGTCTATAACTGCGTGCTCGACGAATTGCCAAACGGCCAGACCGAAGTCGTCGTCAACGGCCAACATTTCCCTATCGCCGTACACGACAAAAAACATTTGCGCGGTCAGACAGGCGCGGCGACGGCGGGCGGAAAGGCCACGCTCATGGCCCCGATGCCGGGCAAAGTCGTCCGCGTGCTCTGTGCTGTGGGCGAGGAGGTCGCCGCCGAACAAGGCTTGCTGGTGGTCGAAGCGATGAAGATGCAGAACGAAGTGCAGTCGCCGAAAACTGGCAAAGTAACGGAACTGCGTGTGAGCGAAGGCCAAACCGTCAATGCTGGCGAGGTGTTGGTGATTGTCGAATAG
- a CDS encoding DUF2029 domain-containing protein, with the protein MKQTTHLKFSPALKRYLLLFAVFTAMLSVKRIVTSVTTFWIYKKDILSGYLLAKAMVSGVNPYLPLTDLANLWLPAHNITDLNHPTPHPFAIGWLCLPLAWLPYETAARVWLLFELCCLGIAVALFFRALELKFQWRQWALACFLALGWVPVLDDLWLGQFSLCLLALFMGAWVALRENKDWQGGLLLGLLMTLKLAGWPIVLFLALRRRWRSVFAAGACFVGLHLLAIAVHGWALVRDYYLKIGPQLSAHYRPHDANFSAWTIGTRLFTESGLNFALTPLYSAPLLAKAVNVLVPVVLLALALWLAWRLETQARTFDAAFALLLGAGCVLNPIAWTHYLMLTAPALALLIRRLHEWRWPRRLTYQALFWVWPLLLAELTYVSLALRFASGVNAAGKAIVGPMPGLLTLIPLAALLGLLWWFARLHLQPQPAEALHWQEGTAPENAVTAN; encoded by the coding sequence ATGAAACAGACAACCCACCTTAAATTTTCGCCCGCCTTGAAACGCTATCTGCTGCTCTTTGCGGTGTTCACGGCCATGTTGTCGGTCAAGCGCATTGTCACTTCAGTGACGACCTTTTGGATTTACAAGAAAGACATCCTCTCCGGCTATTTGCTCGCCAAAGCGATGGTCTCAGGCGTCAATCCGTATCTGCCGTTGACTGACTTGGCCAATCTCTGGCTGCCCGCACATAACATCACCGATTTGAATCATCCGACCCCGCATCCGTTTGCGATTGGCTGGCTCTGCTTGCCACTGGCCTGGTTGCCTTATGAGACGGCGGCGCGCGTCTGGTTGTTATTTGAGTTGTGTTGTTTGGGCATCGCCGTTGCGCTCTTTTTTCGCGCGCTGGAATTGAAGTTTCAATGGCGGCAATGGGCGCTGGCATGCTTTCTGGCGCTCGGTTGGGTACCGGTCTTGGACGACCTGTGGCTGGGTCAATTCAGCCTTTGCCTGCTGGCGTTGTTTATGGGCGCTTGGGTGGCGTTGCGCGAAAACAAAGATTGGCAAGGCGGCTTGCTGCTCGGATTATTGATGACCTTGAAACTGGCGGGTTGGCCGATTGTGCTGTTTCTGGCGCTGCGGCGCCGTTGGCGTAGCGTCTTCGCGGCAGGCGCTTGTTTCGTAGGGCTGCATCTGCTCGCCATTGCCGTCCACGGCTGGGCGCTGGTGCGGGATTACTATTTGAAGATCGGCCCGCAACTGAGTGCGCATTACCGACCGCACGACGCCAACTTTTCGGCCTGGACGATTGGAACGCGCTTGTTTACGGAATCTGGGCTGAACTTTGCCCTGACGCCGCTTTATTCCGCACCACTGCTGGCCAAAGCCGTCAATGTCCTGGTTCCGGTTGTGCTGTTGGCGCTGGCATTGTGGCTGGCGTGGCGGTTGGAAACACAGGCGCGCACGTTCGACGCGGCGTTTGCGCTGCTTTTGGGAGCGGGTTGCGTGCTCAATCCGATTGCCTGGACGCATTACCTGATGCTGACCGCGCCCGCGCTGGCATTGCTCATTCGCCGCTTGCACGAGTGGCGTTGGCCGCGCCGGCTGACTTACCAAGCGTTGTTTTGGGTTTGGCCTTTGTTACTCGCCGAATTGACGTATGTATCTTTGGCGTTGCGCTTTGCCAGCGGTGTCAACGCGGCGGGCAAAGCCATTGTCGGCCCCATGCCAGGTTTGCTGACATTGATTCCCTTGGCGGCATTGTTGGGCTTGCTGTGGTGGTTTGCGCGGTTGCACTTGCAGCCGCAGCCAGCAGAAGCCTTGCATTGGCAGGAGGGGACTGCGCCGGAGAACGCGGTCACGGCGAACTGA
- the accC gene encoding acetyl-CoA carboxylase biotin carboxylase subunit, with amino-acid sequence MFRKILIANRGEIAVRLIRACRDMGISPVAVYSEADRHALHVRLADEAYFIGAAPSAESYLVGERVIDAAKQAGAEGIHPGYGFLSEREWFARAVEDAGITFIGPAPATIELMGDKINAREAALRAGAPIVPGTTDKLTSAAEARRVAGEVGYPVMLKAAAGGGGKGMRVVRAADEMNAAFQMASSEAQSAFGDPAVYVEKFIEKPRHIEIQIAADRHGNVIHLGERECSIQRRHQKVIEECPASFNDAELRARMGAAAVEIARAANYYSVGTVEFLVDAHKNFYFLEMNTRLQVEHPVTELVTGVDLVREQIRIAAGERLGLRQEDVRWTGSALECRVYAEDPAKNFLPSPGRITRLRIPSGPGVRDDSGVYEGWEVPIYYDPMISKLATWGATRAEAIARMQRALGEYHIGGIRTTIPFFRAVLEDEEFKKGEIDTGYIARFLERNKLPTADETASLNNEQIAAALAAAFNFTQRARKPATGNGNSNQQASRWKQAGRAAALNNR; translated from the coding sequence ATGTTTCGCAAAATCCTAATTGCCAATCGTGGAGAGATTGCCGTGCGGTTGATCCGCGCGTGTCGCGATATGGGCATCTCGCCCGTCGCCGTCTATTCCGAAGCGGATCGCCACGCGCTGCATGTGCGGCTGGCCGATGAAGCCTATTTCATTGGTGCGGCCCCTTCGGCAGAAAGCTATCTGGTTGGCGAGCGCGTGATTGACGCCGCCAAGCAAGCAGGCGCGGAAGGCATCCATCCCGGCTATGGCTTTTTGTCCGAACGCGAATGGTTTGCGCGCGCTGTCGAAGATGCGGGTATCACCTTCATCGGCCCCGCGCCTGCGACCATCGAACTGATGGGCGACAAGATCAACGCGCGCGAAGCCGCCCTGCGCGCCGGTGCGCCGATTGTGCCCGGCACCACTGACAAACTCACCAGTGCCGCTGAAGCGCGCCGTGTGGCAGGCGAAGTCGGGTACCCGGTGATGCTGAAAGCGGCGGCGGGTGGCGGTGGCAAAGGCATGCGCGTGGTACGCGCCGCTGACGAGATGAATGCCGCTTTTCAGATGGCTTCGTCCGAGGCGCAATCCGCGTTTGGCGATCCGGCGGTTTACGTCGAGAAATTCATCGAAAAGCCGCGCCACATCGAAATTCAAATCGCCGCCGACCGCCACGGCAACGTCATTCACCTGGGCGAACGCGAATGCTCGATCCAACGCCGCCATCAAAAAGTCATCGAAGAATGCCCGGCTTCATTCAACGATGCCGAGTTGCGCGCGCGGATGGGCGCGGCGGCGGTCGAGATTGCGCGCGCGGCCAACTATTACAGCGTCGGCACGGTCGAGTTTCTGGTGGACGCGCACAAAAATTTTTACTTCCTGGAAATGAACACACGCTTGCAGGTCGAGCATCCGGTGACCGAATTGGTCACGGGTGTTGACCTGGTGCGCGAACAAATCCGCATCGCCGCCGGTGAACGCTTGGGCCTGCGGCAGGAAGACGTGCGCTGGACGGGTTCGGCGCTGGAATGTCGCGTCTATGCCGAAGACCCCGCCAAGAACTTCCTGCCCTCGCCCGGTCGCATCACGCGCTTGCGGATACCCAGCGGCCCCGGCGTGCGCGACGACAGCGGCGTTTATGAAGGCTGGGAAGTGCCGATTTACTACGACCCGATGATCTCGAAGCTGGCGACCTGGGGGGCGACGCGGGCCGAGGCGATTGCGCGGATGCAGCGCGCGCTGGGCGAGTATCACATCGGCGGCATTCGCACGACGATTCCCTTTTTCCGCGCCGTGTTGGAAGACGAAGAGTTCAAAAAAGGTGAGATCGACACCGGCTACATCGCGCGTTTTTTGGAGCGAAACAAATTGCCGACGGCAGATGAAACAGCTTCGCTGAATAACGAACAGATTGCGGCAGCCTTGGCGGCAGCATTCAATTTCACGCAACGAGCACGTAAGCCAGCGACGGGCAATGGCAATTCCAATCAGCAGGCAAGTCGCTGGAAGCAGGCGGGCCGGGCCGCCGCGCTCAACAATCGTTAA